The following proteins are co-located in the Rhodothermaceae bacterium genome:
- a CDS encoding sugar phosphate isomerase/epimerase, translated as MITRRNFIRLAAAMPIGIAHRTPPIGPVQTQSQIERVGLGLFTIPKLLEEDFSGTMARLATIGYKEVELFGPYPYSVPEVVASWEPIAKSIGLSQSGYYGHTPRQVRDILDANGLTSPSMHTDLGTLRVRLDEVAEASQVLGHKYAGIAAIPPEQRTNLDDYRGIADTFNEIGLAMKGVGLQFLYHNHGYGLVELEGSIPFNLILDRTDPDLVVMEMDVFWMTAGRADPVEYLNAYPGRFKLMHIKDMTELVRFEGDGGDPSQWIPLFPKMADAGEGVLDLDGILKVASTTGVEHFYLERDLAPDPDHTLKASYQYLSSIAPSE; from the coding sequence ATGATCACCCGAAGAAACTTTATCAGATTAGCAGCCGCGATGCCGATTGGTATTGCGCACAGGACCCCACCCATTGGCCCGGTGCAAACTCAATCGCAGATTGAACGTGTAGGCCTCGGGTTGTTTACGATTCCGAAGTTGTTGGAAGAGGATTTTTCGGGCACTATGGCAAGACTGGCGACCATTGGCTATAAGGAAGTCGAATTGTTTGGCCCCTACCCCTACTCCGTGCCGGAGGTAGTAGCTTCATGGGAGCCAATAGCCAAATCCATTGGTCTCTCCCAGAGCGGCTACTATGGGCATACCCCACGGCAGGTACGTGACATTTTGGATGCCAACGGCCTTACCTCACCGTCGATGCATACTGATCTCGGGACTCTCCGAGTCCGTCTGGACGAAGTGGCCGAGGCTTCACAGGTACTGGGACACAAATACGCCGGTATCGCTGCCATCCCACCGGAACAACGCACCAACCTAGACGATTACCGGGGAATTGCCGATACCTTTAATGAAATCGGCTTGGCCATGAAGGGGGTGGGACTCCAGTTTCTCTACCACAACCATGGCTATGGACTTGTTGAATTGGAAGGCAGTATTCCGTTCAATCTGATCCTGGACCGCACGGATCCAGACCTAGTCGTCATGGAAATGGATGTCTTTTGGATGACGGCGGGAAGGGCGGATCCGGTGGAATATCTGAACGCCTATCCCGGTCGCTTTAAGCTTATGCACATCAAGGACATGACCGAGCTGGTTCGATTTGAAGGAGACGGAGGCGATCCGTCCCAGTGGATACCGCTTTTTCCCAAAATGGCGGATGCCGGTGAAGGAGTCCTGGATCTTGACGGGATCCTTAAAGTGGCGTCCACAACCGGTGTGGAGCATTTCTATCTGGAGCGTGACCTGGCTCCCGACCCCGACCACACGCTCAAAGCCAGTTATCAGTACTTGTCGTCAATTGCTCCTTCAGAATAA